TAACGTCGCGTACGGACTCGAGCTGCAGGGCGTCGCAGCGCCGGAGCGCCGCGAACGTGCCAAGTCGTGGCTGGATCGCGTCGGTCTCTCCGGCTGGGAGGACCATTTCCCGGGCGAGCTCTCGGGAGGCATGCAGCAGCGCGTGGGCATCGCCCGCGCGTTTGCCGCCGACACCGACGTGCTGCTCATGGACGAGGCCTTCTCTGCGCTCGATCCGCTCATCCGTCGTGAGATGCAGGAGCAGCTCATCGAACTGCAGCAGGAGCTCAACAAAACGATCGTGTTCATCACGCACGACCTCAATGAGGCGATGTTCCTGGGCGATCGCATCGCCGTCATGCGCGACGGACGGATCGTGCAGGTCGGTACGCCGAACGACATCCTCACGGATCCGGCGAACGACTACGTGGCGCAGTTCGTGCAGGACGTGGATCGCGCACGTGTGCTCACGGCCGGCGACGTCATGGAACCGCCGCACGCCGTGGTCTTCGCCTCGGCGGGGCCGCGCACCGCGCTCCGCACCATGCGGGATCTCCAGACCTCGGCCTGCTTCGTGACGACCGCCGGGCGCAAGCTCCTGGGCGTCGTGCGCGATAAGGACGTGCTGCGGCAGGTGCGCGAGGGCGGCACCGACCTCACCGAGCGCCTGCGGCCCACGCCGTCCATCGTCAAGAAGGACCAGCTCATCGCCGATCTCTTCGAGCTCGCGGTCGAGAGTCCGCTCCCCGTGGCCGTGACGGACGACGAGGATCGCCTCATCGGCGTCGTGCCCCGCGTGACCCTGCTGGCGGCACTCGCGGATATCCCCGCCACCACCACTGAGATCCCCGTCATCGAACCGACGCCGGATGTTCCCGCCGCGATGATCACCGAGACGCTCGCGAAGGGGCCCGTGGGTGATGCCGTCGGAACCGAGGCCGTCGAGAACGAGGAGGTGCGCTGATGGAAGGCTTCCACTTCCCGATCGGTCGCTGGGCCGCCGACGCCCTCGACAGGTTCAAGGCGAGCTTCGACTGGCTGCTCGACATCGTGACGATCGTCGTGCGATGGCTGGTCGAGGGGCTCGGCGACGTACTCCTGGCCGTGCCGTTCCCCGCGCTGATCCTGATCTTCGCCCTGCTCGCGTGGCTGGTGCGCTCGTGGCAGTTCGCCATCGGCACCGTCGTCACCATGCTGCTGATCGTCAGCGTGGGCCAGTGGGAGAACGCGATGCTGACGCTGGCGCTCGTGCTGATCGCCGCGCTGATCGCGGTGGTGATCGCGGTGCCGCTCGGCATCCTCGCCGCGCGCAACGACACCTTCAGCGCGATCCTGCGGCCCGTGCTCGACTTCATGCAGACGATGCCCGCCTTCGTCTATCTGATCCCCGCGGTGATCTTCTTCAGCGTGGGCTTCGTGCCCGGCGTCTTCGCCACTGTGCTGTTCTCGCTGCCGCCCGGGGTGCGCTTCACCGAGCTCGGGATCCGCGGAGTCGACTCCGAGACCGTCGAGGCGGGTTACGCGTTCGGCGCGACGCCCGGCAAGATCCTGCGCGGCATCCAGCTGCCCCTCGCCACGCCGACCATCCTGGCGGGCATCAACCAGGTCATCATGCTCGCGCTGTCGATGGCGGTCGTGGCAGGCATGGCCGGCGCGAACGGCCTCGGCAAGGAGGTCGTCTCGGCGATCTCGACGCTGGATATCGCGCTGGGCGTCGAGGCGGGCCTCAGCGTGGTGTTCCTCGCCGTGTTCCTCGACCGGATCACCGCGGCGCTCGGCAACCCCGGAGACTTCAAGTCGTCGCTGCTGGGCGGCCTGCGCAAGCGGCGCACCCAGCGGGCGCGACGGCAGGGCGGCTCGGGCGACCCGGCCTCGCAGGCCCGGGACGACGCGCAGAAGGCCGGAGCCGCGCTGCGCCCCTCCCCGGGGATGTAGCGCTCGCGTCACGCGGCACCAGACCTGATCGAAGACCGAATCCCACCCGCCACGGCTCCGTGCGCGGGAGAGAAAGGAATGAAGATGATGATGAAGAAGAAGCTCACCGGACTGCTCGCACTCGGAGCGGTCGCGAGCCTCGCACTCGCCGGCTGCTCGAACGGCGGCGGCGACGCCGAGGGCGCTGGCGAGGGGAACGCGTCGGGTGCCTCGGGCACCATCAAGCTCGGCTTCCTCCCCAGCTGGACCGATGGTCTCAGCACCGCCTACCTGCTCGAGGACCAGCTCGGCAAGCTCGGCTACGACGTCGAGCTCGACGAGCAGACCGAGGTCAGCGTGCTCTACGCGGGCCTCGCAGGCGGCGACTTCGACATGTACCCCTCGGCCTGGTCCGAGGCCACCCACGCCGACTACATGGAGCAGTTCGGCGACAGCATCGAGGACATCGGCACCTACTACGGCGGGGCCGTGCTGACGCTCGCGGTGCCCGACTACATGGAGGACGTGAACTCGATCGAGGATCTCGTCGGCCAGGGCGATCGTTTCGGCGGCCAGATCATGGGCATCGAGCCCGGCGCCGGCCTCACCAAGCAGACGCAGGAGACCGCGATGCCCGAGTACGGGCTCGACGGCGAGTACGAGCTCGTCACCTCGTCGACCGCGGCCATGCTGGCGTCGCTGCAGGAGGCCACCGCCAACGAGGAGGACATCGTCGTCACGTCGTGGCGCCCGTTCTGGGCGAACAGCGCCTTCTCGCTGAAGGATCTCGAGGATCCGAAGGGCGCGATGGGCGAGCCCGAGGGCCTGCACTTCCTCGGCAAGGACGGCTTCAAGGAGGAGTTCCCCGAGGCCGCGGAGTTCATCGCGGGCATCGAGCTGAGCGACGAGGCCTACGACTCTCTCGAGGGCCTCGTGACCGGCGACGAGTACGAGGGCGATCCCGAGGGTGCCGTCGACGCGTGGATCGCGGAGAACCCTGACGCGTTCCCCGGCCTGCTCACCGAGTAACCTCCTCGTCGGGCAATCCCGAGAATCACGCGGGCCCGGTCGCTTCGGCGGCCGGGCCCGCGTGCGTCCCGGGGTCGTTCAGAGGCATCGACTCTCGATGCGTACCGTGAGCGTGCCGTCGATGGTGTAGCGATCGTTGACCGAGAGGTACCGCAGCGGGCTGTCCTCCTCGTGGCCGGCGAAGCTCTCCGACCGCATCGTGCCGGTCTCGGGGTAACCGAGCACCCGCCAGGCGTCAAGGATGCGCTGCTTCGTGAGGCCCCCATCGTCGCTCTGAAGCTCGATCACCAGCGCGAGCTGTTCGCCTGGGCCGCCCTCGGAAGCGGGTGTGCAGGCGATCCTCGGCAGGGCCGCTGCGGGGTCGTAGGCGGTGCGGTGAGTGGTGTTTCGATCCACGACGATCAGCGGCTCCTCCGTCTGTTCGACGACGGCCGCGACGAGTGCGCGAGCCTCGCTCTCGGCCTCTGCCCAGGTGAAGGCGGGCGGCGGGGGCGGATCCCCGAGCGACTCGACGCGAGTGCCGTTCTCGGGCGTCACCAGGCGCACGGGATCGCCGGCCTCGCGCACGCGCTGCGCGGCCTCGGCGAGCCCGGTCGTTCCGAACAAGTCGACGAGGATGAGCGAGCCCACGAGCAGCGCGCCGTTGAGCGAGCCGAACGAGAGCCAGATACGGTTGCGCCGCCAGGCCGCGACCGCGGTGATGGCCGCTGCCGCGGCCACGGCGACGGAGCAGGTCACGAGCAGGCCCATGGTGCTCCGGGTGATGGACAGTGTTCGCGCCGTCATCGCCTGCAAATCCACCTCGTCTTGGAAGTATGGAGCTGCCGCGGGGTCCGAGAACACCAGCCCCTGCAACGCGAGTAGGGTGCAGAGCACCGCAGTCGACAGGGTGAGCACGGACGCGGCGAGAACGTTCAGTATCCTCCAGGCGGTCCGTCGGTGCCGAAATCCTCGGTGGGGGTCTCCGAAGCGCTCCTCAGTCGTAGGCGCTCGGTCCTCGTCACTCCTCATCGGGTACCCGGCTCAGGATGTCCCCCGGCTGGCAGTCGAGCACACGGCAGATCGCGTCGAGCGTGGTGAAGCGCACGGCCTTCGCCCGGCCGTTCTTGAGGATGGACACGTTGGCGGGGGTGATACCGATCGCATCCGCGAGCTCGGCCACTCCCATCTTCTTCTTGGCGAGCTGCACATCGAGGTCGATGCGGATGGCCATCAGACGACCTCCTCGAGTTCGCGTTTCAGGCCCGTCGCCTGCTTGAGCAGCGCACGCATCACGAGCACCACGAGTGCGAGACCGCTGCCGATGAGCGCGCCGGTGACGCCGACGACGATGACCATCGCGCCGGGAGACTCGCTCTGCTGGAACAACACGATCACGGTTGCGATGACGTCGAGCGCGGTGGCCACTGCGATAGAGCCGAGCGCCGCATTCACCCAGCGGAACGCACGCTCGTCGAAGATGCGGTCGGCTGCCGCGAGCGAGACGAGCCGCCAGGTGCAGGCGAGCAGGAAGAGCGCGCACAGGAGGAAGCCCTCGACGCAGACCCAGAGCAGTACCTGAGAGATGACGGGCGGTTCACCGAGCAGCCCCTCGCTCTCGAAGAACAGGCTCGGCATGAGCAG
This DNA window, taken from Leucobacter tenebrionis, encodes the following:
- a CDS encoding quaternary amine ABC transporter ATP-binding protein, producing MNPTIEQSPSPNGEAGYAIEVKHAYKVFGRKEKEAVRRLKEGAARDELRALGTAAVIDADFAVRPGEIFVVMGLSGSGKSTLIRMLNGLNPTSDGSITVFGSEVVGRSAAELRELRRDRMSMVFQHFALLPHRTVLDNVAYGLELQGVAAPERRERAKSWLDRVGLSGWEDHFPGELSGGMQQRVGIARAFAADTDVLLMDEAFSALDPLIRREMQEQLIELQQELNKTIVFITHDLNEAMFLGDRIAVMRDGRIVQVGTPNDILTDPANDYVAQFVQDVDRARVLTAGDVMEPPHAVVFASAGPRTALRTMRDLQTSACFVTTAGRKLLGVVRDKDVLRQVREGGTDLTERLRPTPSIVKKDQLIADLFELAVESPLPVAVTDDEDRLIGVVPRVTLLAALADIPATTTEIPVIEPTPDVPAAMITETLAKGPVGDAVGTEAVENEEVR
- a CDS encoding ABC transporter permease — protein: MEGFHFPIGRWAADALDRFKASFDWLLDIVTIVVRWLVEGLGDVLLAVPFPALILIFALLAWLVRSWQFAIGTVVTMLLIVSVGQWENAMLTLALVLIAALIAVVIAVPLGILAARNDTFSAILRPVLDFMQTMPAFVYLIPAVIFFSVGFVPGVFATVLFSLPPGVRFTELGIRGVDSETVEAGYAFGATPGKILRGIQLPLATPTILAGINQVIMLALSMAVVAGMAGANGLGKEVVSAISTLDIALGVEAGLSVVFLAVFLDRITAALGNPGDFKSSLLGGLRKRRTQRARRQGGSGDPASQARDDAQKAGAALRPSPGM
- a CDS encoding glycine betaine ABC transporter substrate-binding protein; its protein translation is MMKKKLTGLLALGAVASLALAGCSNGGGDAEGAGEGNASGASGTIKLGFLPSWTDGLSTAYLLEDQLGKLGYDVELDEQTEVSVLYAGLAGGDFDMYPSAWSEATHADYMEQFGDSIEDIGTYYGGAVLTLAVPDYMEDVNSIEDLVGQGDRFGGQIMGIEPGAGLTKQTQETAMPEYGLDGEYELVTSSTAAMLASLQEATANEEDIVVTSWRPFWANSAFSLKDLEDPKGAMGEPEGLHFLGKDGFKEEFPEAAEFIAGIELSDEAYDSLEGLVTGDEYEGDPEGAVDAWIAENPDAFPGLLTE
- a CDS encoding helix-turn-helix domain-containing protein produces the protein MAIRIDLDVQLAKKKMGVAELADAIGITPANVSILKNGRAKAVRFTTLDAICRVLDCQPGDILSRVPDEE
- a CDS encoding DUF2975 domain-containing protein, whose amino-acid sequence is MNRLTTTTVKVLIVLLSLIVLIFIGLLMPSLFFESEGLLGEPPVISQVLLWVCVEGFLLCALFLLACTWRLVSLAAADRIFDERAFRWVNAALGSIAVATALDVIATVIVLFQQSESPGAMVIVVGVTGALIGSGLALVVLVMRALLKQATGLKRELEEVV